The Epinephelus lanceolatus isolate andai-2023 chromosome 10, ASM4190304v1, whole genome shotgun sequence genomic sequence TTGTACACATCCCAATTTCCAAGTAGATTCTGATTTGAATTTTGTGCTTACTGATGTTCATTTGTTTCCCCAGGCCCAGATAGATGAGTTTGAGAAGCggctgactgcagttcacacACGGGGGCTGGAGAACGTGGAAAGTCCTGAGATGGATGAGGAGAACCAAAAAGAAGGAGGACCCTCTGAGAAGACAGTCACACGCACACCTCTGCCCACCAGAGGTCGTACGAGATCAAAAAGAGGTCAGTGCCGTAGGATTTCTCTTTAAAGGGTCCTGTTGTAAGGCCGATGTCGCCCGATCAAAATACAAATGCAAGTTTGTATGGAAGCTCCAGGTTAGCTTTACATTTCCAAGGGACATTAACGAGAGTTGTAGAACACAATGCCTCCGGACACAGTTGGATAGAcctacagccaatcagagttaTGAAACATAATGTAGTGTTGCGCAACGGACAAATGTCAACAGACTATGgcgtgcagagatgagctgtgatggtgtagcattaatgtgtctgtgagagagtgttgctgttttttgcaATCAGAATTTGAACTggattttatattattattagttttttattatcattattattatcattgttattaataatattatttgttgttatttttgtgtgtgaccaaaaaaaaaaaaatgttctgtgTTTGTTGCAGGTCAAGCaaagccctctgtttccagccGCGGCGATGACAGTTTCGTTACGCCTCAGAAATCTCGCAAGTCCAAGAAACCTGTGATTACCTTCAgcagtgatgaagaggaggatgaagagggtAAGTGTAGCCAcctttttaaagtgaaaattaCTTTTAAGGATTCTTCTGCCTATCAACTtatattctctttttttttttttttttttaattacagtaaATGAGCTAACATGATTCTCCTTTTAATGTGTATCTTTAGCAACATATATTTACATAAtatataaattacatttatttagacCTGCAATTACCCACCATaactatattttatttattaaaatgatgatacttcttgtgtttttgtctggcctataaaatgtcagaaagtagTGCCTGTCACAATTTTTAAGGGCCAAGGTGCCGTCGTCAAATATTTTGTCTGACCAGctgtccaaaacccaaagccACTTGGCTAACTGTCACGCTAAACAAATAAAAGCCACATATGCTCACATTTTAGATGCAGGAACGAGGCAatgtatgttatttttttacttGAAAATTACTAAACAAATAATGAATTATCTAAATAGATACTGGATACTTTTTTCTAATCTCCTTCCTCAACTAGTCGTTTCAACTATTGGTGTTATTTATAGAACTAATATTTTGGCACAAGTCAGTGATTTAATTGTGGATCAATACAAGGTTCAGAGTGTTGGGAGCACTGGGCTGAACCACACCAGGTGTCTGTCTAAAAGGATTTAGGACTTTTGCTCTTAAAAGTGAGCGGTGCATTGCAGCAGCACTAATCCAAGATCTGGAGATAATCTTTAATGGATTTGATAGCAAACAACTTGAAAGGATTAAATCAATCTACAAATTAGGAATTAATATAATGTCAACATGTGATTAGCAAGTGGCGAGTACATGGTACATTTTTGAAGTGTTGACACAGCATAAGATTTTCTGTCACTCCTTTCCCACAGGACAACAAACCCACTATCATCTGGTTTTTGTCGTTAGTGgagaaaggttacaatcagcattcacttCCAGGACAGGTACTTTGCAGTAGTTGGGtgtatttattggctccagctccaattggcagtgatggaaacatgacactCAGGTGGACATGCTAATTTTCGCCCCTTTTGCAGCACCATGCAATGACGGTCCACCACAAAATCCGTCCAAGCAGCACTCGAAAATCATCCAAAGTTAGTCAGCATCGAGTTTAAGATAGAAAGCGAATAAACTgattaaagaagaagaagaagtgaccATTAAAACCTTTCCATTGTccttcatgctgctttctactgtttacttgCCTGTTTTCCGACACATCTGTGATTTAAAaagtgacaattttttttttttttttttttttagacatacttgTCTACTGTCTGTAGAGCCATGTTCATGGGTCAGGTCTACTGGCATTGGGAAAGcataaaataaattacactTAAAATGTGAGTGTAGTGACGTGGAGAGAAGGTCTGTAGCCATAACTGTACAAAAAGAGCAAGCACACTTGATGAATAATGAAAAGGCACCCAGGTGGTGTTGGGCAGGAAGACAAAGTGAAAACGGAAAGAAACTGAAATTATTTAAGAGGCGCTGGATTATTTACACATATTACCATATGTGTATTATGActttatattaatatttcatttttagtaGCACTTTCTATCATCAATACCAGTGTATCGCGCCACCACTAATTCACTGAAATAAACACTTTCCTGGACAAGTTTTATCTGTGGCCTTTTTGACAGTAATTATTCTACAGCTCGTCTGCAACAACAGCCCATCACTTGCTCGACTTCTAaccttcatttattttctcatcaGATGCTGTAATGGCCGAGAGTGAGACCCCGAAAGTGACGACACCCATCGCCCGCTCATCCCGACGAGCTCGCCTCAGAAACTGATGtgtcttctgttgttttgtcttttttctgtgtttcttcCTTTAATCTTTTGTCTAAAATGATGCGTtgcatttttacatgtttttacattttaatctttttgtatattttttttttttaaagatgtcagTACTTGGTACCAAACTAAAGTAGCCTGATGACATATCTGATGACATAGAATCAAGACGTCTTATAATAAACCCTCTTCTGGTTTTAATAAGAACTCTGCggctgtctgtctcattttgagCTGCGTCACTCACTGGCCTCTGCACGCTGAAGAAACCTCCAGAGGCTTGACACTAAGAGATGTGCGAAGGGATGGGTGTCTGTGGGGGTTATGTCAAGTAAATTTATACCATCATTACAAGCAGCTTTGAATGTCTGCTTGTATCATGTGTTTGGACAGAGGTGTTTAATGGGTTGTCACAGCTTGCCCAGACAGTATTACAACCCCACATGCTTCTCCACTTCATTTCCCTCAATTTTCCTTTCTTATTCGTCCATATCAGATTTCAGTCTTTATCAGACGAGAAACACTTTCACTCAGTTCCTCGCCAGCGACTGCGGCTGCATGTTGTTTATTTACAatcatgtttaattttttttccttctcgtTCTGTCTGACACATTTGCTGTTGCCTCGTTGGCCGCCTCTGTTCTCCTGTAATCAATCTCTTTTGTAGGTCTCCCTCCGCGCTCTGCCTGGTGCTTTTTCTCCCTCCcattctcctcctccacctcctcctacTCTGTGTTGCCTACTTTTTCCTCTTACAGCGCTCCTCTCTTCACTGACATTGCATGCACGCTAGTTTaaccctcccctcccctcatTGCTAATCTCTCTCCTTTTTCGCCTACTCCTTCTCCCACACGTTGTCCTCTCCGAAAAGATGAGAGGGGTGCATTTCTGTATGTGTGATTGATATGTTATGTAAAGACACTTGCCGACAACAGGCTAACAGTGTGATTGCAGCAGCACTTAGGTTTTATCCGAGGATAAATTTGAGTTAAATGTATTCAGTGGGTGCTAAGTGCAAAAACAGGAATAAATGGGCCCTGTTTATAACTTTAGAGCTCTACAAAGCTGCTTGTTCATGTAGGTATGAAAACATGTTGCTCACAGAAGCTGCTTTAATAGTTAAGAGAGAATATTCACTGACTGCATGCCCAGTATCTGACGTACATTTGTAACTGCTGGGGGTTTATTTACTTGAAATAATCAGAGGCTGCTGAACTTTGAGGTCAGTGTGTTGAATCATGCAGCTCCTGCTAGTGTTGTAATTTGGCGGCGGGGGGTACAGGGAGCAGATGGCACTGACAGACTGTAACTTACCCAACAGAGAGGGGAGgtcagtgcatgctgggaaagACCCCggagacaaagagggagagagggaggctgATATGCACGAGGAGCATCGTCACAGCATAGGAAATGTATAATTCAGGTGATGTCGTGACATGAATCTTTGCAGCTAGTTCATAACTCACCGCTCTCATTGATAAGGCATTAGCGGACATGCCCTTTGACCTTGCTTTGTGCAGCACAGTTTGGCTCACAGAGTGCACACAGTCACCTTGGCAATGACAATCACTCTCTCTGAGGCTATGACATCACTCCAAAGAAAAAAGGagatgaggatgaggaagatggggtgggaaggagaggaggggggagtcgTCTCTGGCTCTACAAAACCTCTGCAGCATCCCAGCTGATGCCCCAACATTCAGCTTCTGCCAAGAGGACAGAcgcaagaggaagaaaaaaaacccaccatcCTTTCAATTCCATCACAGAGCGAGGAGTAGGAGGAGTCAGCCGGGTGAGATAGTGATGCTCCCTGCAGGTGCCAACAAGTGAGAGGTAGCCGAGAGACCGAGAACCAGGGAGATGGAGAAGAGTCTGTGAGAGGACAAGAAGACACACAGAGCTCTGAGACAAACCACACAACAGGTGAGCATTCTTAAACTTATCTTTTTAACTAGTCAGATATTATGTTATATTCTTTATACTTAATATCCACTGGAATAGTTTCTCCCAGAGTGAAGGAAGGAGAATCACAGTGAAGACTGGGTATAGCTACGAATGGAACTGCATACAGTAaaagttgtttaattttttttttttaaagcaaactaCAAATTTtgtaacaagaaaaaaatcacaacttaaGAGCCTTTGGTATTattataaagtaataaaatcaaaatatcattttaagTTCTTTTAGTCATTATTATGAACAGGTTACCACCTGACTTGAGACACTTATCGACCCATAAATTCATAATTATTACATGCAGAAGAAAATGTTCtcttaaatgaatgaaaaaaacttGATGTagttataatatataataaatgtatCCCGATTCTGTCTTTTCTAGTCATATGTTTTGCTGGTTTAatctagaaaaaaaaagcctaacCAGGGACGGGGGCTGCAAATTAGCTTGATTTCTTATCTGTGTTTaacagtgtttttctgtatgttgaatatacaaataaaaaatgtgtaaaaatccAGGAAGACACCGATGGAGGATTGGTTAGTGTCTGGAAAGACTACTCATatcattttccagcagatattTCTTAAAACTATTATTTTATAAAGAGTGTGAATGTATTTTAGTGCTTTTGCATAAATTATTTGCATTTCTAAATTCATTTCTTTATCTTACAGTTGCAGCCAGTGCATTTTCAGTCCTCCTGCTCCAGTTTTTCCTGTCCATCATCTCTGCTGCCATGCTGTGTCCTGTGCTGCTTTGTGCCACTCTGCTCCTCCTGACACCTCTGGAGATGACCGAGGCTCGCGCTCTGCACCCCTCTCCTGATGCTGTGCAGGtatgaagggagggagggaggtgaagggggaggagggaggataaaagaagaagaaaagagtgGATTGAGGAGAATTCAGAGTGGATGACGGAGATGAGAGAATAGTgcagaaggagggaagggagaGCAGGAAAGAATAAGAGGAGAGTAATGAAATGTATCGCTGATTGAATTATTCTCCCTCGTACACTCCCTGACAGTTAAATTGAATCtatttttcctcctctgtaGTTCATGGAGCAGTTTCTGGAGCGCTACAATGACCTTTTGACCCTGGACGACCTGGAGAACCTGTTGAACAGCCAACCAGAGGAGCAGTCCACCTTCTCCTCGGGGG encodes the following:
- the nppcl gene encoding C-type natriuretic peptide-like; protein product: MLCPVLLCATLLLLTPLEMTEARALHPSPDAVQFMEQFLERYNDLLTLDDLENLLNSQPEEQSTFSSGAKAAEYPKWADAQTQAETPWLRLLKGALANQKRAEPDRSRRGWNRGCFGLKLDRIGSMSGLGC